The Streptomyces seoulensis genome contains a region encoding:
- a CDS encoding pirin family protein — protein MPAVTVENPLTLPRVTAPADAVSRPVLTVTTAPSGFEGEGFPVRRAFAGINYRHLDPFIMMDQMGEVEYAPGEPKGTPWHPHRGFETVTYIIDGIFDHQDSNGGGGTITNGDTQWMTAGSGLLHIEAPPEHLVMSGGLFHGLQLWVNLPAKDKMMAPRYQDIRGGSVQLLTTPDGGALLRVIAGELDGHAGPGITHTPITMIHATVAPGAEITLPWREDFNGLAYVLAGRGSVGAERRPVHTGQTAVFGSGGALTVRADEKQDSNTPDLEVVLLGGQPIREPMAHYGPFVMNTKDQLMQAFEDFQKGRLGTVPAVHGMTEKGPQD, from the coding sequence ATGCCTGCAGTGACCGTCGAGAACCCGTTGACGCTGCCCCGTGTGACCGCGCCCGCCGACGCCGTGTCGCGTCCGGTGCTCACCGTGACGACCGCGCCGAGCGGTTTCGAGGGCGAGGGATTCCCGGTGCGCCGCGCGTTCGCCGGGATCAACTACCGCCACCTCGACCCGTTCATCATGATGGACCAGATGGGTGAGGTGGAGTACGCGCCGGGCGAGCCCAAGGGCACCCCCTGGCACCCGCACCGCGGTTTCGAGACCGTGACCTACATCATCGACGGGATCTTCGACCACCAGGACTCCAACGGCGGTGGCGGCACCATCACCAACGGCGACACCCAGTGGATGACCGCCGGCTCGGGCCTGCTGCACATCGAGGCCCCGCCGGAGCACCTGGTCATGTCGGGCGGTCTCTTCCACGGGCTCCAGCTCTGGGTGAACCTCCCCGCCAAGGACAAGATGATGGCGCCGCGCTACCAGGACATCCGGGGCGGCAGCGTCCAGTTGCTCACCACCCCCGACGGCGGCGCGCTGCTGCGCGTCATCGCCGGTGAGCTGGACGGCCACGCGGGTCCCGGCATCACCCACACGCCGATCACGATGATCCACGCGACGGTGGCGCCGGGTGCGGAGATCACCCTGCCGTGGCGCGAGGACTTCAACGGCCTCGCCTACGTGCTCGCCGGCCGCGGCTCGGTGGGCGCGGAGCGCCGCCCGGTCCACACCGGGCAGACCGCGGTCTTCGGCTCCGGGGGCGCGCTGACCGTCCGCGCGGACGAGAAGCAGGACTCCAACACCCCGGACCTGGAGGTCGTCCTCCTCGGCGGACAGCCCATCCGTGAGCCCATGGCCCACTACGGCCCGTTCGTCATGAACACCAAGGACCAGCTCATGCAGGCCTTCGAGGACTTCCAGAAGGGCCGCCTGGGCACGGTGCCGGCGGTGCACGGAATGACGGAGAAGGGCCCGCAGGACTGA